A window from Salmo trutta chromosome 29, fSalTru1.1, whole genome shotgun sequence encodes these proteins:
- the dut gene encoding deoxyuridine 5'-triphosphate nucleotidohydrolase, mitochondrial isoform X2, whose translation MTVNPEQGRMRQETVLRQWKKVIDAAEVSPLKRTRPHAVAENVISVLKFSKLSENATAPTRGSAKAAGYDLFSAYDYSIGPMDKAIVKTDIQIAVPSGCYGRVAPRSGLAAKHFIDVGAGVVDEDYRGNVGVVLFNFSKETFEVKKGDRVAQLVCERICYPDLQELKTLDETERGAGGFGSTGSN comes from the exons atgacggtaaacccagaacagggcagaatgcgtcaggaaacagtgcttcgacagtggaaaa AAGTGATAGACGCCGCAGAAGTTTCTCCACTGAAGAGGACAAGGCCACATGCTGTGGCAGAGAATGTGATATCGGTACTGAAGTTCTCCAAGTTGTCTGAAAATGCCACTGCTCCTACCCGGGGCTCTGCTAAAGCTGCAGGCTACGACCTGTTCAG TGCCTATGACTACAGTATTGGTCCTATGGACAAGGCTATCGTGAAGACTGACATCCAGATAGCTGTTCCTTCAGGCTGCTATGGCAGAGTGG CACCACGGTCTGGGCTGGCTGCAAAACACTTCATTGATGTTGGGG CTGGAGTAGTGGATGAGGACTATAGAGGTAATGTGGGGGTGGTGCTGTTCAACTTCAGCAAGGAAACCTTTGAAG TGAAAAAAGGGGACCGTGTGGCTCAGCTGGTGTGTGAGAGGATCTGCTACCCAGACCTACAGGAGCTAAAG ACTCTGGATGAGACTGAGCGTGGAGCTGGAGGATTTGGCTCCACAGGCAGCAACTGA
- the dut gene encoding deoxyuridine 5'-triphosphate nucleotidohydrolase, mitochondrial isoform X1 encodes MEHFVAKQRLYWRCCSSIIAAQSSVLSHRTFYLHSPTLARRKGCENAEVIDAAEVSPLKRTRPHAVAENVISVLKFSKLSENATAPTRGSAKAAGYDLFSAYDYSIGPMDKAIVKTDIQIAVPSGCYGRVAPRSGLAAKHFIDVGAGVVDEDYRGNVGVVLFNFSKETFEVKKGDRVAQLVCERICYPDLQELKTLDETERGAGGFGSTGSN; translated from the exons ATGGAGCACTTCGTTGCAAAGCAGAGGCTCTACTGGCGGTGTTGTTCTTCGATTATCGCTGCCCAGTCTTCAGTACTCTCACACAGAACATTTTATCTGCATTCTCCCACTCTGGCCAGGAGAAAAGGTTGCGAGAATGCag AAGTGATAGACGCCGCAGAAGTTTCTCCACTGAAGAGGACAAGGCCACATGCTGTGGCAGAGAATGTGATATCGGTACTGAAGTTCTCCAAGTTGTCTGAAAATGCCACTGCTCCTACCCGGGGCTCTGCTAAAGCTGCAGGCTACGACCTGTTCAG TGCCTATGACTACAGTATTGGTCCTATGGACAAGGCTATCGTGAAGACTGACATCCAGATAGCTGTTCCTTCAGGCTGCTATGGCAGAGTGG CACCACGGTCTGGGCTGGCTGCAAAACACTTCATTGATGTTGGGG CTGGAGTAGTGGATGAGGACTATAGAGGTAATGTGGGGGTGGTGCTGTTCAACTTCAGCAAGGAAACCTTTGAAG TGAAAAAAGGGGACCGTGTGGCTCAGCTGGTGTGTGAGAGGATCTGCTACCCAGACCTACAGGAGCTAAAG ACTCTGGATGAGACTGAGCGTGGAGCTGGAGGATTTGGCTCCACAGGCAGCAACTGA